The segment GGGCCAGCCACCCGTCCACAAGGATCGGCCGCTTTGACGTGAGTGATCGCTTCCCTCTGCGTGGCTCCCTTTGGCCTGAGTGGGTCAGGTCTGATGGTCTTTTGTGTTGCAGGTGGATGGCTGTTACGACCTGAACTTGCTCTCCTACACTTGAGCCGTGGCTCGTCAAGACGTTGGCCATCCGTGCCCACCTAGGCCCAGTTTGGACCCCCATCAGAGGCTGAAGTGCCGTCCCCATGCATTCCAAGTGTTGCCTGCATGCGCCTTCTGTCAGGACCACGTTCACAGAGTCAAGATTCCTGGGGGCTCACTGTGTTGCTTTAGCATGAGCTCCTAGAGGGGATGCACTCTGTCCTCAGCTGACTGCAACCCGAAACTCCTCCTTCTCCCCAAAAACACTCCAGTTCTGTTACTAAGAATCCCTCTGTACCCTCTGTTTCCCTGCCAAGCTGCACATTCCTGTCTTCTGTCTGCTCTCTCACCCCAGAGTGCAGCGGGCTAGGGTCACCTCCCAGAACCTTGGAAGTTGGCTAAATTAATAGCTTGGAAGCTTGAGGGAGAAACAAGAACCCCATTTCTTCCTTCTGCACCTCCTAATGGTCTCTCTCCCTTTGTGTTATgcccacaaaaagaaaaaattcctgtCTAAACCCTTCTGCTGCTCACCTTGGGAGCCACACAGGGCTGGGAAGTGGGGCAGCCTGAGTCCCTTGGTCCCTGAGCTGGCTCCTGGATGTGTGTTCAAATGGGTCTGTCCACCTATTGGGTCTGGGCGGGTGCCTCCAGCAAGGCTGGGGCCTGAAAATGAGTCCTGGGACTTGGCTGCCATCTGACGGAGCCCAAAGCATATCGTTGCCCCTCCTCCATTCACCCCCTTCTACAAGCCATGCTCAGAGTGATGAGGGATCAACCTTGGTGGGGTGGTGGGTCTGGGTGAGGGTTCTCAATGGTGCTTTTTGAGAAGCTGAGGTTTCCTACAACCCCAGGCCAGCAGTTGAAAAAGACAGGCTGTTTTCTTATGAGAAAATCCTGCTTCTCTCTGGTTTTTCGTGGCTTTCTTCTGGCGGCTATTGGGAGGCAGTTCGGCAATATGTGTTGGACCTGGCCAACTGGATGTCTGTGTGGTTCAACAGCTTTCTGGGGGAAGGTCAGCCACCTTTTGTGGTCACCTTCTGCTCTCCACCATCAGAGTTCTTGCAagtggaatctgcctgcagggtcaTCGACTTAGCCCCATTCAGCTTTTGCTAAGAGGGTAATGATCACAGTCTTGTGCTCAAGGAGTAGCAGCCCTCAGAGTGTATGGGTGGGAGCGGGGAGGTCCCTGGGATGGCAGACCTCCTGCACAGCTGTGTCCCCAGCACAGGGCCTAGTGTGCAGCAAGATCAATAAATACCTGTGGAATGCATCCCTGTGCTGGCTATCTATGTTCGCCCAGGGAGAGAGCACGAGACCCTCCCAGGAGGCCAGGTTATAGTGGTATTCCGCTTACCAGTCTGGCTCCACCCTCCTGTGccctctccaccccttcccctccccccaggtgACCTTACAGGCCTGTTTTCCCAAACTGGTAATTCAGGCCTTTCAGCCCTTTGCAGAACTTTGGCCCTTTGGAGGCAGGGCGGTCAGCCCAGGGAGGTCTAGCCCCCAGCTCTATTTCTAAGTGGCTTCGCTGGCTCCGTATCTGCCCTGATCAGATGGAAGAAGAGCCCAGGGCTATTTTCTGCAAGAAGAGTCAAGGCACTGTGTGTGCTAAAGCCCCGCCTGCCCTTGGGGCTGCCCACTCTCTCTTGTAATTCCCCCAGGGCGGGGGGAGAGAGACCTATTTAAGCAGGGCCCGGACTACATCTCCCAGCGTGCCTGGCAGAGTGGTGGCCTCTGTGCGTCGGCTGTACCAGTTGTAGGCAAACATGCAGCAGGCTAGGAGCATGGTGTCCCGTCTGGGCTCGCGTCTGCAAGCTCTGCCCTCGGCCTCATGCCGTTCGCTCAGTTGTGCGCAGGTGGGCCGGAGGCTGCTGGGTTGTGTTGCCAATcttggagggtgggggaggggagagggctggggTCTGGGGCCTTGGTGGCACTGAGCCTGGCCGCCCGCAGGACGTGCTCCACAGGACACCGCTCTATGACTTCCACCTGGCCCACGGCGGGAAGATGGTGGCGTTCGCGGGCTGGAGCCTGCCCATGCAGTACCGGGATAGCCACGTGAATTCACACCTGCATACACGGCAGCACTGCTCGCTCTTTGACgtgtcccacatgctgcaggtgAGCTGGGGGAGGGCACCGACTGCCAAGCCTAGGGTCCTTGCCATCCACAGCAGTGCAACCCCTGGCCTTCTTTGCTGGGAGCTGGATGCCCAGAGCAGCCCTCTCAGTTCGAGGTCTCAAGGGTGTAATAATGGACTATGGCCAGACCAGTTTAGAGGGTCTCCTGCTCATCTCCCCATCTCATCTCTCCAGCCTGCTCCCACTTAGGGGTACCTCAACATCCCGGGGGTTTCTGGGGCTACCACTCATTGTCATCCACCTTCTGGGTGTTGGTTTGGAAAAGGGGGTATTTTAGGAGGGTGCCAGGCCCTTTCAAGTTCCCTAACTTCTCTCAGCGCATCTCTTGAGTTTGCGGATGTGGGGGAGTTAAAGGGGGGGCTTCTGCCTCTTGCAGAACAAAAAGACTAGTCAGGCACTTTGGCTGAGTTGGACCGGGCTGTGGGGGGAGGGAAGATGCTTCCTTGTCCATTGCCTTCCAGACTGTAGCTACTGCAGTGACCTGACGCTTTTTGATCTCTTTCCCAGACCAAGATACTTGGCTGTGACCGGGTGAAGCTGATGGAGAGTCTAGTGGTTGGAGATATTGCAGAGCTGAAGCCAAACCAGGTGGGGCCCctcttttatttctgctcagtGAACGTCCTTAGATATGAGCCAGCAAACCCATCTGAGTCCTGGCTTCAGGCCTgggggcacagagctggagcagACATAGTTTCTCAGGACCTGTATTCCTGGGGGATGGAGTCCCTACGGGGCCTGGGCTGACCCAGCTTGCTCCCTGCACCGCCATCCCTCAGCCCTGCACATGAGGCTTTATGAGTctctggtggtggggtggggccaGGGGTGGTCTGCCTCACACTTGACCTTGGCCTCTTGGAGCTGGAGGCAATGATGCTCCACTTTGATGTTAGGGAACACTGTCGCTGTTTACCAACGAGGCTGGAGGCATCTTAGATGACTTGATTGTGACCAGTGCCTCCGAGGGACACCTGTATGTGGTGTCCAATGCTGGCTGCAGGGAGAAGGACCTGACCCTCATGCAGGTAAGCCCCTCTTGTTGTGTTCTAGGTACCCTGTCCTCCTTATTCACAGAGTTGCATCCTTGTCCAGGACAGACCTGGAATGGATAAGGGGTTCAGACAGTGACTGTATGAAAGAAAGCAGGCCAGAGTGGGCCCTCCAGTGTTGAAGAAGTGGGGGGCAAGTAGGGAGGTGAAGCTGATCCTGGCCCCTAAGTGAGCATCCTCTGGTGAAGGTGGAGGGCTGGAGCCTGGTGTTAGAGCTTGCAAACTGGGGCTAGAGTCATCCCTACCATTTAGTAGTTATATGACCTTGGAAGATGAGAGCCCGCTGTGCTGAGCTCTGTGGCACCTGGCtcacagcaggtgctcagggaAAGGGATCCTGGAGCTAATgggatatttctttcctttcaggaCAAGGTTAGGGAGCTTCAGAACAAGGGCAGTGATGTGGCCCTGGAGGTGATGGATAATGCTCTGCTAGCCCTGCAAGGTAAGTGGGCCAGGCTGGCCTTGCAGTTGACTTCTGCCTTCCAGGTTTCCTCTACTGCTTGGCATGAAGGCCGTGCCGGGGGCAGGTGAGGGTGTTGCAACCTAATTCTGTGTTTGGTATCATGCCCTCCTTATACCTGCCATGAGACTCTGTGGGCAGGAGCATCTCCTTCCATCTACAGGGTGGGGCTTTCTCGGGGCTTGTTCTTATCCCGGAGGGCTGTGATCCAGCTCCCTGGGGCACTGCGACCCGGACACTTGGTTACTGGCTCCCTGGACCCAGGTCCCACTGCAGCCCAGGTGCTACAGGCTGGCGTGGCTGATGATCTGCAGAAACTGCCCTTCATGACCAGTGCTGTGATGGAGGTGTTTGGCGTGTCTGGCTGCCGTGTGACCCGCTGTGGCTACACAGGAGAGGACGGTGTGGAGGTGTGTCAAGAAGCGGGCATGGGGCGGTGCCGGGCACTGGACTCTGGGGCCAGCTGCCCACCTGCTCTGTCTGGTGTCCCTTGCAGATCTCGGTGCCGGCAGCGGAGGCCGTCTACCTGGCAGCAGCTCTGTTGAAAAACCCTGAGGTGAAGCTGGCAGGACTGGCAGCCCGGGACAGCCTGCGCCTGGAGGCAGGCCTCTGCTTGTATGGGAACGACATTGACGAGCACACCACACCGGTGGAAGGCAGCCTGAGCTGGACACTTGGTGAGCTGGGCTAGCACTCAGGAAGGGGATCCTGAAGGCTGGAGGGACCCTCACTGAGACCAGCCAGTCCAGGACTGCTTCCAAGGCTGTGTAGTCTAGAGCAAGGGACACAGCCTCCCTGAGCCTTCATTCTCTGAAGGTGCCACAGGGCTTTGCCCAGTAGATGCTGAGGACTCTCAACAGAGGTGAGGTGGGCAGGTGAGCCTTCAAGACCAGGGGGCAGGAGATGGGTGACTAACTGCACTGCAGGGGAAGGAATCAGGTCCAGGGGGTGCCTGAATGAAGGGGCCTTGATGCTGGATGGATGTTGTACAGGcaggcatgctcagttgtgtccgactctttgcgaccctaaggactgtagcccgccaggctcctctgtccatggaattttacaggcaagaatactggagtggattgccatctccttctccaggggatcttcccaaccctgggatcaaacccacgtctcctgcactggcaggtggtttctttaccactgtgccacctgggaagccctggagggaTGTTACTTGGGGTCCTTGTTGCTGGGACCTTCTGTGGTCAGAGGTCTG is part of the Bubalus kerabau isolate K-KA32 ecotype Philippines breed swamp buffalo chromosome 20, PCC_UOA_SB_1v2, whole genome shotgun sequence genome and harbors:
- the AMT gene encoding aminomethyltransferase, mitochondrial, with amino-acid sequence MQQARSMVSRLGSRLQALPSASCRSLSCAQDVLHRTPLYDFHLAHGGKMVAFAGWSLPMQYRDSHVNSHLHTRQHCSLFDVSHMLQTKILGCDRVKLMESLVVGDIAELKPNQGTLSLFTNEAGGILDDLIVTSASEGHLYVVSNAGCREKDLTLMQDKVRELQNKGSDVALEVMDNALLALQGPTAAQVLQAGVADDLQKLPFMTSAVMEVFGVSGCRVTRCGYTGEDGVEISVPAAEAVYLAAALLKNPEVKLAGLAARDSLRLEAGLCLYGNDIDEHTTPVEGSLSWTLGKRRRAAMDFPGASVIVPQLKSKAQRRRVGLMCDGAPVRAQNPILSPEGTVIGAVTSGCPSPCLKKNVAMGYVPYEYSRPGTPLLVEVRRKQQPAVVSKMPFVPTNYYILK